From one Humulus lupulus chromosome 8, drHumLupu1.1, whole genome shotgun sequence genomic stretch:
- the LOC133795985 gene encoding uncharacterized protein LOC133795985, whose product MADYETVALIEECSAILQRMLPQKLRDPGSFTIPYTIRSFECKHVRLGLSEAKPTIVTLQLANQSIMHTRGIIEDVLVKVDKFIFPADFIFLDMEEDSNVPINLSRPFLATGQALIDMQKGELRLKVQGDKVVFNVFKAMSYPRVSDSCYSIDAIDNAVSERRWNSNALEVVLLGGEEDNDDVEMMEYVKWINSYQPFKKKFEELEQGPERPLPSIEQPPKLELKSLSDHLCYS is encoded by the exons GCCTTGATAGAGGAGTGTAGTGCTATTCTACAAAGGATGCTCCCCCAAAAACTGAGAGATCCAGGAAGCTTCACTATTCCTTACACTATCAGGAGTTTTGAATGCAAGCATGTT AGGCTCGGTCTTAGTGAAGCAAAGCCTACTATTGTTACTCTTCAACTCGCAAATCAATCAATCATGCATACAaggggtattattgaagatgtgCTAGTCAAGGTAGACAAGTTTATTTTCCCAGCAGATTTCATTTTTCTAGATATGGAAGAGGATTCTAATGTCCCCATTAATCTTTCGAGACCATTCTTGGCTACCGGGCAGGCTCTAATTGATATGCAAAAGGGTGAGTTGAGATTGAAAGTTCAAGGGGATAAGGTGGTTTTTAATGTATTCAAGGCAATGTCTTATCCAAGAGTGAGTGACAGTTGTTATAGCATTGATGCGATTGATAATGCAGTTTCGGAAAGAAGGTGGAACAGCAATGCCTTAGAGGTGGTTTTGTTAGGTGGTGAGGAAGATAATGATGATGTCGAAATGATGGAATATGTCAAGTGGATAAATTCTTACCAACCATTCAAAAAGAAGTTCGAAGAGTTAGAACAAGGGCCAGAAAGACCATTGCCATCCATTGAGCAGCCACCAAAGTTGGAATTGAAGTCTCTATCGGATCATTTATGTTATTCTTAG